A single region of the Rhodoligotrophos defluvii genome encodes:
- a CDS encoding sensor histidine kinase, which translates to MDTASREGNARKQEPGAVPRFEEKRKSSGWHKGLAWLGGAWRASVIDLLFASHYERLIGFGRLSFAAFAAIAIYLDPTQPTRNIEETYLILAAYFVYSAVLSVISISGKFGFRWEALIHAVDIGTICVLVHFTDGLMSPFFAFFGFALLTATMRWGWRGALATAFILEISLVGISWLNGPPSQQADPQLNIVIMRSASLFVTAAMLGYFCAYRERTRYRLAKLAAWPLDCDAQLDGAPLARALRHAAQVLGGARVAVVWQKRGEPAGRSAQWSSAGFQFSHLPNPPNLNRLRQADTCSAQFASANFVGLVAVSGARVDTEDVVSLTEIVAARIASELEHAALSTQIATAASAQERIRLARDMHDSVLQNLTAASLQLKGLAAQLEGEGRHRVQMISQLILGQQRTIRHYVEEATRSRELSDHPVGASEQIRNFAQALGEQWRCQIDVRIEPIDIQMSNTMLSEICLLISEATANAVRHGNATKISLTVTRGSSSLRISLRDNGRGLGGKEVNGHGLEPQSLKSRVARLGGQLAFRTCSPGAELSIAVPL; encoded by the coding sequence GTGGATACCGCTTCGCGCGAGGGAAACGCGAGAAAGCAAGAACCTGGAGCGGTTCCGCGATTCGAAGAAAAGCGGAAAAGCTCCGGCTGGCACAAGGGCCTGGCGTGGCTCGGCGGCGCATGGCGCGCCTCCGTCATCGACCTGTTGTTCGCCTCCCATTACGAACGGCTGATCGGCTTCGGCCGGCTGTCTTTCGCAGCCTTTGCTGCCATCGCCATTTATCTCGACCCCACCCAGCCTACGCGCAATATCGAAGAGACATACCTCATCCTGGCGGCCTATTTCGTCTATTCGGCCGTCCTGTCGGTCATCTCCATTTCGGGAAAGTTCGGCTTTCGGTGGGAAGCCCTGATCCACGCCGTCGACATCGGAACCATATGCGTGCTCGTCCACTTCACCGACGGGCTGATGAGCCCGTTCTTCGCCTTTTTCGGATTCGCGCTGCTCACCGCAACCATGCGCTGGGGATGGCGCGGAGCCCTCGCAACGGCATTCATTCTCGAGATCTCGCTCGTGGGGATCAGCTGGTTGAACGGGCCACCCTCCCAGCAGGCAGATCCTCAGCTGAACATCGTCATAATGCGCAGCGCGAGCCTGTTCGTGACGGCCGCCATGCTCGGCTATTTCTGCGCCTATCGCGAGCGGACACGCTATCGGCTGGCCAAACTGGCCGCCTGGCCGCTGGACTGTGACGCCCAGCTGGATGGCGCGCCCCTCGCCCGCGCCTTGCGCCATGCTGCACAGGTTCTCGGCGGCGCACGGGTTGCTGTGGTTTGGCAGAAGCGCGGTGAGCCGGCGGGACGCTCAGCGCAATGGAGCAGTGCTGGCTTTCAGTTCAGCCATCTGCCCAATCCCCCCAATCTCAACCGATTGCGCCAGGCGGATACCTGCTCGGCTCAGTTCGCCAGTGCCAATTTCGTTGGCTTGGTTGCTGTGTCCGGCGCGCGCGTCGATACCGAGGACGTCGTCTCGCTGACGGAAATCGTTGCGGCGCGTATCGCATCAGAGCTCGAGCACGCCGCATTGAGCACACAGATCGCCACGGCAGCGTCGGCCCAGGAACGCATACGGCTCGCGCGTGACATGCATGACAGTGTCTTGCAGAACCTCACCGCCGCGAGCCTCCAGCTCAAGGGGCTTGCTGCGCAGCTCGAAGGCGAAGGCCGCCACCGCGTTCAAATGATCTCGCAACTCATTCTCGGCCAGCAGAGAACAATTCGGCACTATGTCGAAGAGGCAACCAGGAGCCGCGAGCTTTCGGACCATCCGGTGGGCGCGTCCGAACAGATAAGGAACTTCGCACAAGCCCTCGGCGAGCAATGGAGATGCCAGATAGACGTCAGGATTGAGCCCATCGATATCCAGATGAGCAACACCATGCTTTCGGAAATCTGCCTCCTCATCTCGGAGGCGACGGCAAACGCCGTCAGACACGGCAACGCGACGAAGATAAGCCTGACGGTAACGAGGGGAAGCAGCTCTCTACGGATCAGCCTTCGAGACAATGGTCGTGGGTTGGGCGGCAAAGAGGTGAACGGGCATGGCCTGGAGCCGCAGTCCCTGAAATCCCGGGTCGCCCGGCTTGGAGGCCAGCTGGCATTCCGGACATGCAGCCCGGGCGCGGAACTCAGCATCGCGGTGCCTTTGTGA
- a CDS encoding LuxR C-terminal-related transcriptional regulator, with product MASPQSPISVVIADDHPLVLRALQDILSQEPGFALAGCASSGDQALALICDTRPDIAVLDLTMPGKSGLEILRTMNLSSLPVRVVFLTATITDGQIIEAVAGGVYGILRKESAPEQLVECLREVGEGRKWLPAGLIQPALARETNRRRNLDRFDALTAREAEVVRLLSQGLSNKNIARKLELSEGTVKIHLHNVYRKLNVDSRTALVSIAHKYHSAEHTPET from the coding sequence ATGGCAAGCCCTCAGTCGCCCATCTCGGTCGTGATCGCCGATGATCATCCGCTGGTCCTGCGGGCTTTGCAGGATATCCTTTCTCAGGAACCTGGGTTTGCCCTGGCCGGGTGCGCATCCTCCGGTGATCAGGCCCTGGCGCTCATATGCGATACCCGGCCCGACATCGCCGTTCTGGACCTCACCATGCCTGGCAAGAGCGGCCTGGAGATCCTGCGGACCATGAACCTGTCCAGCTTGCCGGTGCGGGTCGTGTTCCTCACCGCGACAATAACGGACGGCCAGATCATCGAGGCGGTTGCTGGCGGCGTCTACGGCATTCTCCGGAAGGAAAGCGCGCCGGAACAACTGGTGGAATGCTTGCGCGAGGTGGGCGAAGGTCGGAAATGGCTTCCAGCCGGCCTCATCCAGCCGGCCCTCGCGCGGGAAACGAACCGCCGCCGCAACCTGGACCGGTTCGATGCGCTGACGGCTCGGGAAGCCGAAGTGGTCCGCCTCCTGTCCCAAGGGCTTTCCAACAAGAACATCGCCCGAAAGCTGGAGCTTTCGGAAGGAACGGTCAAAATCCACCTGCACAATGTCTACAGAAAGCTGAATGTCGACAGCAGAACGGCGCTCGTCTCCATAGCCCATAAATATCATTCTGCCGAACACACGCCAGAAACCTGA
- a CDS encoding sulfotransferase domain-containing protein → MQKWRSWPGLGENVRSNRQAGLAPPAMLLRSRLLGAQRAAGMIRRAVLASRADALLVSYPKSGRTWLRFILANYFALMSGTATRIDLHTMFSFVPNFDFDPARGIPALNSEVGRGRVPLILATHTHHGNTVCWRRPIIFMVRDPRDLMVSAYFHATRQKRRFRGSISDFLQHPELGMPAFVRYLDGWAKSLARHPHLVVSYERLASKTEQSVAEVLGFVRCAGETDLLRRAIHLSRFSRMAEIERRQGIPGHEYDRGDPEALRMRKGQVGGYGEYLSQEEVDLIERWCNSALSAPARHLLDATGWRTR, encoded by the coding sequence GTGCAGAAATGGCGTTCGTGGCCCGGCTTGGGCGAGAATGTGCGCAGCAACCGCCAGGCGGGACTGGCTCCGCCCGCCATGCTTCTGAGGAGCCGCCTGCTCGGCGCTCAACGCGCGGCCGGCATGATACGCCGCGCTGTGCTTGCGAGCAGGGCCGACGCGCTCCTGGTGTCCTATCCAAAGTCCGGCCGAACGTGGCTTCGGTTCATCCTGGCCAACTATTTCGCGTTGATGAGCGGCACGGCCACCCGCATAGACCTGCACACGATGTTTTCCTTCGTGCCGAACTTCGATTTCGACCCCGCGCGAGGCATACCAGCGCTCAACAGCGAAGTCGGCAGAGGGCGAGTGCCGCTCATCCTCGCAACCCACACCCACCATGGGAACACGGTGTGCTGGCGCCGGCCCATCATCTTCATGGTCAGGGATCCCAGGGACCTGATGGTTTCGGCCTATTTTCACGCGACGCGGCAGAAGCGCCGCTTCCGCGGCTCCATATCCGACTTCCTGCAACACCCCGAGCTCGGAATGCCGGCATTCGTCCGTTACCTGGACGGATGGGCCAAATCCCTGGCGCGCCATCCGCACCTCGTGGTCAGCTATGAACGCCTCGCATCAAAGACGGAGCAATCCGTAGCCGAAGTGCTTGGCTTCGTGAGATGTGCCGGCGAAACAGACCTCCTGCGCCGGGCAATCCACCTTTCCCGCTTCAGCCGAATGGCGGAGATCGAAAGACGCCAGGGCATCCCCGGTCACGAGTACGACCGCGGCGACCCGGAGGCCTTGCGCATGCGAAAGGGACAGGTCGGCGGCTATGGTGAGTACCTTTCGCAGGAGGAAGTCGATCTCATTGAGCGATGGTGTAACTCGGCCCTTTCCGCGCCGGCACGACACCTGCTGGATGCGACGGGCTGGCGAACACGATGA
- a CDS encoding glycosyltransferase has protein sequence MSAGRTDGQLDETPRAELAKVLHCITDLDIGGAEQMLAQFLALNTPASAQMPVLSLMLPGPLSETIGRLGIAIHSLRIPRGRVQVHRVPELVRIIRSTRPNLIHGWMYHANVAASIGAMLAAPAMPVIWSIHHTLYDPKYEKPLTQRVIRLSAALSRRAAAIVYCSRLAATQHQRIGFENKRSIVIHNGIDCDLFRPDGFAKARLARRLGISAERVIVGSVSRYHPMKSPQDLVLALAELLADGHDVHGVFIGPGHSEGPVSQVARELGIHDRITVWEAERSVREIMPGLDVHVISSTWGESFSLATAEAMACGVPAVVTDLGDCAFLVGETGQVAIPGQPGSLAAALAPLIKMSKHERRALGLRARQRVIERFSIAQFLNKYAELYECVTA, from the coding sequence ATGAGCGCCGGCCGCACCGATGGCCAGCTTGATGAGACCCCTCGCGCCGAACTCGCGAAAGTGCTGCACTGCATAACCGATCTGGACATCGGCGGGGCAGAGCAGATGCTGGCGCAGTTCCTCGCGCTGAATACGCCCGCATCCGCGCAAATGCCGGTCCTGTCCCTGATGCTGCCGGGCCCGTTGAGCGAAACGATCGGCCGGCTCGGAATCGCCATCCACTCCCTCCGCATTCCAAGGGGCCGCGTTCAGGTGCACAGGGTGCCCGAACTGGTTCGCATCATCAGATCGACAAGACCGAATCTGATTCACGGCTGGATGTATCACGCCAATGTCGCCGCGAGCATTGGCGCCATGCTCGCCGCGCCGGCGATGCCGGTGATCTGGAGCATCCATCACACCCTTTATGATCCCAAATACGAAAAGCCCCTGACCCAACGCGTGATCCGCCTCTCTGCCGCCCTCTCCAGGCGTGCGGCCGCGATCGTCTACTGCTCCCGCCTGGCCGCCACGCAGCATCAGCGCATTGGCTTCGAGAACAAGCGCAGCATCGTCATTCACAACGGCATTGATTGCGACCTGTTCCGGCCGGACGGCTTTGCCAAGGCGCGTCTGGCGCGAAGGCTCGGCATTTCGGCTGAGCGGGTCATCGTTGGCAGCGTCAGCCGCTACCATCCGATGAAAAGCCCGCAGGATTTGGTGCTTGCCCTCGCCGAGTTGCTGGCCGACGGCCACGACGTGCACGGTGTTTTTATCGGCCCAGGCCATAGTGAAGGGCCTGTTTCGCAAGTGGCCCGGGAACTCGGCATCCATGATCGGATCACCGTATGGGAAGCCGAACGCTCGGTCCGCGAGATCATGCCGGGGTTGGATGTGCACGTCATCAGCTCAACCTGGGGTGAATCATTCTCCCTTGCGACCGCGGAGGCGATGGCCTGCGGCGTCCCGGCCGTGGTTACGGATCTCGGCGACTGCGCCTTCCTGGTGGGTGAAACCGGGCAAGTCGCTATCCCAGGGCAACCAGGCTCGCTTGCTGCCGCCTTGGCGCCCCTGATCAAGATGAGCAAGCACGAGCGGCGGGCATTGGGCTTGCGCGCGCGCCAGAGGGTCATCGAACGCTTTTCGATTGCGCAATTCTTGAACAAGTACGCCGAGCTCTATGAATGTGTCACCGCTTGA
- a CDS encoding cytochrome P450 yields the protein MKPIDFTSQQYFRDPGPAIERLREIGPVVRVKFPIVGKVWVTTTQELAARVLKDGAAFSLRNEGGLIAGLRWWMPATVAAVADNMLTMDEPDHTRLRSIVDEAFRRRAILDMEPRILALAQGFADTLFAEGSPADLVERYARKLPLSVMCELLGLPERDQPQFIAWTESLTRLTGRFGVLGFIPAIRSMKRYLEAYLESTPEGGEGLIAELVRVEKEGGRISKREMVAMVFLLLGAGTETTTHLISGSVYELVRNPGLRDWLVADWSRLNLAIEEFLRFISPVQFSKPRFVRQDLDLDGVQLRRGEKIMAMLAAANLDPQVIENPEQLDLTRRPNRHLAFGTGIHFCLGHQLARIEGKCALQALFTRWPNLVLAEPEARIRWRERPGLRALAHLPVASS from the coding sequence ATGAAGCCTATCGACTTCACGAGCCAGCAATACTTCCGGGATCCCGGACCTGCCATCGAGAGGTTGAGGGAGATTGGGCCCGTCGTCCGGGTGAAGTTTCCGATCGTCGGCAAGGTTTGGGTGACGACCACGCAGGAGCTGGCGGCCCGGGTCCTGAAGGACGGCGCGGCTTTCTCGCTGCGCAACGAGGGAGGACTGATTGCCGGCCTCCGCTGGTGGATGCCTGCGACGGTTGCCGCGGTCGCCGACAACATGCTCACCATGGACGAGCCGGATCACACCCGGCTGCGGAGCATCGTGGACGAGGCGTTCCGCAGGCGCGCCATCCTGGATATGGAGCCGCGCATTCTGGCCCTTGCCCAGGGTTTCGCTGACACACTGTTTGCCGAGGGAAGCCCGGCTGATTTGGTGGAAAGATATGCCCGCAAGCTTCCCCTGTCGGTCATGTGCGAATTGCTGGGCCTTCCCGAGCGCGATCAGCCGCAGTTCATCGCCTGGACCGAAAGCCTCACCCGGCTGACCGGCAGGTTCGGCGTGCTCGGCTTCATCCCGGCCATAAGGTCGATGAAGCGCTACCTGGAAGCCTATCTCGAATCCACGCCCGAGGGAGGGGAAGGCCTCATCGCGGAGCTTGTCCGTGTGGAAAAGGAAGGCGGCCGGATCAGCAAGCGGGAAATGGTCGCGATGGTCTTTCTCCTGCTTGGCGCCGGAACCGAAACCACCACTCACCTCATCAGCGGCTCCGTCTACGAGCTGGTGCGGAACCCGGGTCTGCGGGATTGGCTTGTCGCCGACTGGAGCCGTCTCAATCTGGCCATTGAGGAGTTCCTGCGGTTCATCTCGCCCGTGCAGTTCTCCAAGCCGCGCTTTGTTCGCCAGGATCTGGATCTGGATGGAGTTCAGCTCAGGCGAGGCGAGAAAATCATGGCCATGCTGGCGGCTGCCAACTTGGATCCGCAGGTGATCGAAAATCCCGAACAGCTGGATCTGACCCGGCGCCCCAACCGGCATCTTGCATTCGGGACGGGCATCCACTTCTGCTTGGGCCATCAGCTTGCGCGCATCGAGGGCAAGTGCGCCTTGCAAGCCCTTTTCACCCGCTGGCCGAACCTCGTGCTGGCCGAGCCCGAGGCCCGGATTCGGTGGCGCGAGCGGCCCGGGCTCAGGGCCCTCGCGCACCTGCCGGTCGCATCGAGCTAG
- the hrpB gene encoding ATP-dependent helicase HrpB, which produces MLARATAFRHQASMVLNADPLPIDDVLPELLSALSRAHAAVLVAPPGAGKSTRVPLALREASWARQGRILMLEPRRLAARATARRMASLLGEEVGHSIGYRVRFESRVSSATRIEVLTEGIFTRMLQEDPALAGVSVVIFDEFHERSLDADLGLALAIEARILREDLRILVMSATIDAARIAKLLDDAPVLVSEGRAFPVETRYVDRDPMARLELQAADVAAAAVKAERGSALVFLPGQAEIRRTAEHLEGRLPMEVEVIPLYGQLTAAEQDRALKPAPPGRRKVVLATAIAETSLTIEGVRIVVDSGYARKPAYDPATGLTTLVTTRVSRAAADQRRGRAGRTEPGVCYRLWNEGQTAALAPFDMPEILQTDLAGFALDLANWGVTDPAQLALLDQPPKAAWREAVTLLHSLHALDENGRITAEGKALAKLPLHPRLAHMVHAAAQDGDLLTAAELAVLVTERGLGGDDVDLAERWRRFRHDRAPRAEDARLMARRWAQAAGGENRVPAETVGIGRHLARAYPDRIAQNAGAAAGQRSGGDAIRFRMANGRSAFLDSVEPVSRSAFLVVTDVTGTAASGRIRGCVALARADLEELFAADIREEVTLSFDSASQSVRARRRRTFGALRLDEAPAPIADPAAAAELLAAAIAERGVGILPWSKEQRALRARAHYLATTLGAPWPDLSDQALAANGAAWLAPYIAGRTSLAEITAADLAAALDAMLPYPQRAELDRLLPSHFSAPSGSHIPIDYETENGPVLAARVQELFGLDRHPAVADGRVPLRVVLLSPAHRPIQTTRDLPGFWRGSWRDVAKELKGRYPRHFWPDDPVTAQATARAKPKGG; this is translated from the coding sequence ATGCTTGCGCGCGCAACGGCTTTTCGCCATCAAGCCAGCATGGTGTTGAACGCGGACCCCCTGCCCATCGACGACGTGCTTCCCGAACTGCTGTCGGCGCTCAGCCGCGCCCATGCGGCGGTCCTCGTCGCGCCGCCGGGGGCCGGCAAGAGCACTCGGGTGCCCCTCGCGCTGCGCGAGGCCTCTTGGGCCCGCCAAGGGCGCATCCTCATGCTGGAGCCGCGCCGGCTCGCGGCCCGGGCGACGGCCCGCCGCATGGCCTCCCTGCTCGGGGAAGAGGTGGGGCACAGCATCGGCTACAGGGTGCGCTTCGAATCCAGGGTCTCCAGCGCAACCCGCATCGAGGTGCTCACGGAAGGTATCTTCACCCGGATGCTGCAGGAAGATCCCGCACTGGCCGGGGTGAGCGTCGTCATCTTCGACGAGTTCCACGAGCGCAGCCTGGATGCGGATCTCGGCCTCGCCTTGGCCATCGAGGCGCGCATCCTGCGGGAAGATCTGCGGATCCTGGTGATGTCCGCCACCATCGATGCAGCGCGAATAGCCAAACTGCTGGATGACGCGCCGGTTCTGGTCTCCGAAGGCCGCGCCTTTCCCGTCGAGACCCGCTATGTGGACCGCGATCCAATGGCGCGCCTCGAGCTGCAGGCGGCGGATGTGGCGGCCGCGGCGGTAAAGGCGGAGCGGGGTTCGGCCTTGGTCTTCCTTCCCGGACAGGCAGAGATCCGCCGCACGGCCGAGCACCTTGAGGGCAGGCTGCCGATGGAGGTCGAGGTCATTCCACTCTACGGCCAGCTCACGGCCGCGGAGCAGGATCGCGCGCTCAAGCCCGCGCCGCCTGGCCGGCGCAAGGTCGTGCTTGCCACCGCGATTGCCGAGACCTCCCTCACCATCGAAGGCGTGCGTATCGTCGTCGACAGTGGCTATGCGCGCAAGCCCGCCTATGATCCCGCCACCGGCCTGACCACGCTCGTGACGACGCGGGTGTCCCGTGCTGCCGCCGACCAGCGCCGCGGCCGCGCCGGCCGCACCGAGCCCGGCGTCTGCTACCGCCTGTGGAATGAAGGACAGACCGCGGCGCTCGCGCCCTTCGACATGCCCGAAATCCTGCAGACGGATCTCGCCGGTTTCGCCCTCGACCTCGCCAACTGGGGCGTCACCGACCCCGCTCAGCTCGCCCTGCTCGATCAGCCGCCCAAGGCGGCCTGGCGGGAGGCCGTGACGCTGCTGCACAGCCTGCATGCCCTGGATGAGAACGGCCGCATCACGGCGGAAGGCAAGGCCCTTGCCAAGCTGCCTCTGCACCCGCGGCTCGCCCATATGGTGCACGCGGCCGCGCAGGACGGCGATCTCCTGACGGCGGCGGAGCTCGCCGTCCTGGTGACCGAGCGGGGGCTCGGCGGCGATGACGTGGACCTCGCCGAGCGCTGGCGGCGGTTCCGGCACGATCGCGCGCCGCGCGCGGAGGACGCGCGGCTTATGGCGCGGCGATGGGCGCAAGCCGCAGGCGGTGAGAACCGCGTGCCGGCGGAGACAGTCGGCATTGGACGGCACCTGGCGCGAGCCTATCCCGACCGGATCGCCCAGAACGCGGGGGCCGCTGCCGGACAGCGCAGTGGGGGCGATGCCATCCGCTTCCGCATGGCCAACGGACGCTCCGCCTTTCTCGATTCGGTTGAGCCGGTGAGCCGCTCGGCCTTCCTGGTGGTCACCGACGTGACCGGCACCGCCGCAAGCGGCCGGATCCGGGGATGTGTCGCCCTCGCGCGCGCCGATCTCGAAGAGCTGTTCGCCGCCGACATCAGGGAAGAGGTCACCTTGTCCTTCGATTCGGCCTCACAGTCGGTTCGTGCCCGGCGTCGCCGAACGTTCGGCGCGCTCAGGCTCGATGAAGCGCCGGCGCCGATCGCCGATCCCGCCGCGGCCGCCGAGCTGCTCGCTGCGGCCATTGCGGAGAGGGGCGTCGGCATTTTGCCCTGGAGCAAGGAACAGCGGGCGCTGCGTGCCCGGGCGCACTACCTCGCCACCACGCTGGGCGCGCCATGGCCCGACCTGTCCGACCAAGCGCTTGCTGCCAACGGTGCTGCCTGGCTCGCGCCTTACATTGCCGGACGCACGTCCCTCGCCGAGATCACCGCGGCCGATCTGGCCGCCGCGCTCGACGCCATGTTGCCCTACCCGCAGCGCGCCGAACTCGACAGATTGCTGCCGTCGCACTTTTCGGCGCCGTCGGGCTCGCACATCCCCATCGACTATGAGACGGAGAATGGCCCGGTCCTTGCGGCGAGGGTGCAGGAGCTGTTCGGGCTCGACCGGCACCCCGCCGTCGCCGATGGTCGCGTTCCCCTGCGCGTGGTGCTGCTGTCGCCCGCCCATCGCCCCATTCAGACCACGCGTGACCTGCCCGGCTTCTGGCGCGGCAGCTGGCGCGATGTGGCCAAAGAGCTCAAGGGCCGCTACCCCCGTCACTTCTGGCCGGATGATCCCGTGACAGCCCAGGCAACGGCCCGGGCCAAGCCGAAGGGCGGGTGA
- a CDS encoding DUF1176 domain-containing protein, protein MASHRLLLAGAITAAVLNAQPGSAETVPAVGQLKSFKDWVIGCDNTRRCTALGLTPENGSDGYIAIKRDGVAESAPTLTLVVLMQSRFRRPTLSVQLDGKAPDGKSSWRARIAQPYARVVVTGADAMKLIDAFRQAKTLTLRLSERGRKAIDSAPVSLAGSAAALLYMDDQQQRVDTTTALVKKGPEAAQAVPQPPASPVHDALPMVEIANPPPPPAGIPAADDENCQAYDPLALKVNAISTVWGICSNAAAYNFDYRFWIDGAAGPQELAFSMPGSRESATSVLTNPGLSESGRVLSAFYKGRGLGDCGTISDWVWDGIGFKLLSYSAMDTCSGVAPDDWPVLFTAKMK, encoded by the coding sequence ATGGCGTCGCATCGTCTGCTTCTGGCGGGCGCGATCACTGCAGCTGTCCTGAATGCGCAACCGGGTTCCGCGGAGACCGTTCCCGCGGTCGGCCAGCTCAAATCGTTCAAGGACTGGGTGATAGGCTGTGACAACACGAGGCGCTGCACGGCGCTTGGGCTCACGCCGGAGAACGGCAGCGACGGCTACATCGCCATCAAGCGCGACGGTGTTGCCGAATCGGCCCCGACGCTCACCCTCGTGGTGCTGATGCAGTCGCGCTTCAGAAGGCCCACCCTCTCCGTTCAGCTCGACGGCAAGGCTCCGGACGGGAAATCCAGCTGGCGTGCGCGCATTGCCCAGCCCTATGCTCGGGTTGTGGTGACCGGGGCCGATGCGATGAAGCTCATCGATGCCTTCCGCCAGGCGAAGACGCTTACCTTGCGCCTGAGCGAAAGAGGAAGAAAAGCAATCGACAGTGCGCCGGTTTCTCTCGCCGGTTCGGCGGCGGCACTGCTTTATATGGACGATCAGCAGCAGCGGGTGGACACCACGACCGCCCTGGTGAAGAAGGGCCCGGAGGCCGCACAGGCAGTGCCCCAGCCACCGGCGTCGCCGGTGCACGACGCGCTGCCCATGGTGGAGATCGCGAACCCGCCACCGCCGCCGGCCGGCATTCCCGCCGCCGACGACGAGAATTGCCAGGCCTATGATCCGCTTGCCCTGAAGGTGAATGCGATCAGCACCGTCTGGGGTATCTGCAGCAACGCTGCGGCCTACAATTTCGACTACCGGTTTTGGATCGACGGTGCGGCCGGGCCGCAGGAGCTTGCATTCTCGATGCCAGGGAGCCGGGAGAGTGCCACCTCCGTCTTGACCAATCCCGGACTGTCTGAAAGCGGAAGAGTGCTTTCCGCCTTCTACAAGGGCCGGGGTCTCGGCGATTGCGGGACAATCAGCGACTGGGTATGGGACGGCATCGGATTCAAGCTTCTGTCCTATTCCGCCATGGACACCTGCAGCGGCGTTGCGCCGGACGACTGGCCGGTCCTGTTCACCGCGAAAATGAAATAA
- a CDS encoding NAD-dependent succinate-semialdehyde dehydrogenase — protein sequence MYPDSLLHIDGVWCRGAAGKRGTVLNPATGTPLGHVEHADIADLDRALGAVEKGFRTWRRMSAYDRYRIMRKAADLLRERADEIARIMTLEQGKPLADSHAETLRGADTIDWFAEEGRRAYGKIVPSRAEHVQQYVVKEPVGPVAAFTPWNFPINQAVRKVAAALACGCSVILKGPEETPASCAALVQAFIDAGTPAGVVNLVFGVPAMISEYLIPHPVIRKISFTGSTAVGKHLASLAGRHMKRVTMELGGHSPVLVFDDADLPSAIDILVSRKFRNAGQTCTSPSRLLVQDGLYDRFVDAFITAAEKVKVGDGLEPGVEMGPLAHVRRLEAMEALVADAIAQGGRLRTGGHRIGNRGYFFAPTVLTEVPVSARIMNEEPFGPVLPILRFSTYEEAMAEANRLAYGLTAYAYTRSARIAADIARDIESGMVSINHQGLGMIEVPFGGVKDSGYGSEGGSEAMDDYLVNKVVTLNIL from the coding sequence ATGTATCCCGACAGTTTGCTCCACATAGACGGCGTCTGGTGCCGCGGCGCCGCCGGCAAGCGCGGAACGGTGCTCAATCCTGCCACCGGCACGCCCCTTGGCCATGTCGAGCATGCCGACATTGCCGATCTCGACCGCGCGCTCGGCGCCGTGGAGAAAGGTTTCCGCACCTGGCGGCGCATGTCGGCTTACGACCGCTACAGGATCATGCGCAAGGCGGCCGACCTCCTGCGCGAACGGGCCGACGAGATTGCCCGCATCATGACGCTCGAGCAGGGCAAGCCCCTGGCCGATTCCCATGCCGAGACGCTGCGCGGCGCCGATACCATCGACTGGTTTGCCGAGGAAGGGCGCCGCGCTTATGGCAAGATCGTGCCTTCGCGCGCCGAGCACGTGCAGCAATATGTGGTGAAGGAGCCGGTCGGTCCCGTCGCCGCCTTCACCCCGTGGAACTTTCCCATCAACCAGGCGGTGCGCAAGGTTGCAGCGGCGCTGGCCTGCGGCTGCTCCGTTATCCTGAAAGGGCCGGAAGAGACGCCGGCGAGCTGCGCGGCGCTCGTGCAGGCCTTCATCGACGCAGGCACGCCGGCCGGCGTGGTCAATCTGGTGTTCGGCGTGCCGGCAATGATCTCGGAATATCTCATCCCGCATCCGGTGATCCGCAAGATTTCCTTCACCGGCTCCACGGCGGTAGGCAAGCACCTCGCCTCGCTCGCCGGCCGCCACATGAAGCGGGTCACCATGGAGCTGGGCGGCCACTCGCCCGTGCTGGTCTTCGACGATGCGGACCTGCCTTCCGCCATCGACATCCTGGTCAGCCGCAAGTTCCGCAACGCGGGCCAGACCTGCACCTCGCCCTCGCGCCTTCTGGTCCAGGATGGCCTCTATGACCGTTTCGTCGACGCGTTCATCACGGCCGCCGAGAAGGTCAAGGTGGGCGACGGCCTCGAGCCGGGGGTCGAGATGGGGCCTCTGGCCCATGTCCGCCGCCTCGAGGCCATGGAAGCCCTGGTGGCGGACGCGATCGCGCAAGGAGGCCGCCTGCGCACGGGCGGCCACCGCATCGGCAACCGGGGCTATTTCTTTGCGCCCACCGTGCTCACCGAGGTGCCCGTGAGCGCGCGCATCATGAACGAGGAGCCGTTCGGACCGGTGCTGCCGATCCTGCGCTTCTCCACCTATGAGGAAGCCATGGCGGAAGCCAACCGCCTGGCCTATGGCCTGACGGCTTATGCCTATACCCGCTCCGCGCGCATCGCGGCCGATATCGCCCGCGACATCGAAAGCGGCATGGTGTCGATCAACCACCAGGGCTTGGGCATGATCGAGGTCCCCTTCGGCGGGGTGAAGGATTCTGGCTATGGCTCGGAAGGCGGCAGCGAGGCCATGGACGACTACCTCGTGAACAAGGTCGTCACGCTCAACATCCTCTAA